ACAGCGCTCGAACCAATCTTTCCTACATCGAGCGCGCGCTCTTCGCATCGAGGCTCGAAGAACGGAGCTTCGGCCGCGATGTGATCATGGCGGCGCTCGGCGTCGATAAGGCGGCGCTGTCGAGAATGCTGATCGTCATACGGCAGGTCCCCCTCGATCTCGTCAACGCCATCGGCGCGGCGCCCGATATCGGTCGCCGGCGGTGGCTGGAACTGGGCGAGCGGCTTGAAGGTGCCGACATCGAGAAAATCATCGCCGAGTTGTCCGCGGACGACGCTCGAAAAATCTCAAGCGACGAGCGGTTTCACCGGGCACTTGTGCTGGCAACCAAGCGGACGGCGGCGCCGAAACCGGCGATTGCCCAAACCCAGGTTAGCGGCGTGCCGGTGATGATCAAAAAGACAGCGTCCGGTGCGACCTTCGTCTTTGACGGCAAGACCGCACCCGGTTTCGATCAGTTCGTCCAGGAAAGGCTGAAGGGCCTGTTCCAGGAGTTCAACAAGGACAGAGGAGCGTAGCGCGCAAAAGAAAAAGGCCCCCAACGACGGCGTCGTGGAAGCCCTTCTCAGATCTTAAGCACATCGAGAATCGCATTTCCACGAATCACAGTCAAGCGTCTTAGGCACCAAATTGGTGGATGGTTTTCTTTTGCCTGAACGAAGGTGAAGGCAAATGGAGAGTGGATATGTGACGACGCCCTTCGGGCGGCGGCCGATGTCGCTTGGCATGCTGGCAAGTCAGCAATTGGCCGAGACCATCGAGCCGGGAATGAAACGCAGCAAGTGGAAGCTGTTCAGGGCGATCTGCGAGGCGCGGCCAGCGCTCGGCGTGACCGATCGGGCGCTGACGGTGCTCGACGCGCTTTTGACCTTCTACCCCGATGATGAAATCTCCGAGGAGAAGGGCTTGATCGTCTTCCCGTCGAATGCGCAGCTTTCGCTCCGCGCCCGCGGAATGACGCCGGCAACGCTGCGGCGGCATCTGGCGGTTCTGGTCGAGGCCGGTCTGATCCTGCGCAAGGACAGCCCGAATGGAAAGCGCTATGCCCGCCGCGACAGGGCAGGGGCCATCGGCGAAGCCTTCGGCTTCAGCATCGCGCCGCTGCTCGCACGTGCGGTCGAGATCGAAAGCCTGGCCGCCCAAGCGGTCGCCGATCGGGATTTACTCAGAGCTATCAGGGAGCGCCTGACGATCTGCCGGCGCGATATTTCCAAGCTGATTTCAACGGCCATCGACGAAGCGGTTCCCGGCGACTGGGAGCAGATGACGATGATGTTTCGCGCGCTTGTCGCCAGAATTTCGCGCGTGGCGACGACCGAAAACCTGGCTTCATTGCTTGATGAGATGGGCCTGCTGCGCGACGAAGCCGTCAACCTGCTGGAAAGGCATGTTAAAAGACAAAAAATAGACGCCAATGAGTCTCAGATTGAGCGTCACAAACAGAATTCAAATACCGACTCCAACTATGAACTTGAACCAAGCTTCGAAACGAAGCAGGGCGAAAAGGCAGCGACAAACAACGAGGGGACGGCCGAACCGCCGGGTGAGCAAAGGCCAAGGCCGCTCAAGCCGTCGGCTGGAATGGTCGGCAAGGTCTCAGATGCTGCTATTCCGCTGTCCGGCCCAAGCCTGAAGTCCTTCCCGCTCGCCCTCGTTCTGCAGGCCTGCCCCCAAATCCTCGACTATGGGCCGGGCGGAACCATCGGCAACTGGCGAGATCTGATGTCGGCTGCCGTCATTGTGCGCTCGATGCTCGGCGTCAGTCCTTCGGCCTATGAGGAAGCCTGCTTAGGTATGGGGCCGGAAAATGCTGCGACGGTGATCGCCTGCATCCTGGAGAAGGGAGGGCATATCAATTCTCCCGGGGGTTATCTCAGAGATCTGACCCGAAGGACAGAGCGGGGCGAGTTTGCAATCGGCCCGATGCTGATGGCGCTCGTGCGGGCAGGCGGGCCGATTGCACGACATGTCGGTTGATGCAAGATGTAATCACCTCTTTACAACTAACATGTCACTCTGCTACGCCTGAGCTCAATAATCGGGAGGGATATATTTGACCCAGAAATTCGGGCTGTCAGTCGCTCTCGCCACGCCGTTCGACGGCAATGGCGATATCGCGATCGATGTTATGGTCGCGCAGGCAAGGCGGTGCCTTGCTGCGGGATGCTCCAGCGTCACGCTGTTCGGGACGACGGGTGAAGGCTCCTCGATTGGAAGCCGGGAACGTGATCGCGTTTTCGCGACTTTCCTCGATGCCGGGATCGCGGCAAAAAACATTATCGTCGGCGTGCTGGTCGACGCCGCCGAGGATGCGGCGATGCAGGCCGATCATGCTCTTTCCAAGGGTGTTCGTAATATCCTTCTTGCCCCGCCGTCCTATTTCAAGAACGTCACCGACG
The Rhizobium leguminosarum DNA segment above includes these coding regions:
- the repB gene encoding plasmid partitioning protein RepB; this translates as MARKNLIEISAPSPARAEPARVEAVLPRDNRPIAGFVPQERSAAPVGGITKTLGNITEKMERASELERQLAAGQTIVELDPGLIDASFVSDRLAIDAAELAQLVEQIREHGQQVPILVRPHPETKGRYQVAYGHRRLAATREIGTRVRAVVRDLTDGQLVVSQGQENSARTNLSYIERALFASRLEERSFGRDVIMAALGVDKAALSRMLIVIRQVPLDLVNAIGAAPDIGRRRWLELGERLEGADIEKIIAELSADDARKISSDERFHRALVLATKRTAAPKPAIAQTQVSGVPVMIKKTASGATFVFDGKTAPGFDQFVQERLKGLFQEFNKDRGA
- the repC gene encoding plasmid replication protein RepC; this encodes MESGYVTTPFGRRPMSLGMLASQQLAETIEPGMKRSKWKLFRAICEARPALGVTDRALTVLDALLTFYPDDEISEEKGLIVFPSNAQLSLRARGMTPATLRRHLAVLVEAGLILRKDSPNGKRYARRDRAGAIGEAFGFSIAPLLARAVEIESLAAQAVADRDLLRAIRERLTICRRDISKLISTAIDEAVPGDWEQMTMMFRALVARISRVATTENLASLLDEMGLLRDEAVNLLERHVKRQKIDANESQIERHKQNSNTDSNYELEPSFETKQGEKAATNNEGTAEPPGEQRPRPLKPSAGMVGKVSDAAIPLSGPSLKSFPLALVLQACPQILDYGPGGTIGNWRDLMSAAVIVRSMLGVSPSAYEEACLGMGPENAATVIACILEKGGHINSPGGYLRDLTRRTERGEFAIGPMLMALVRAGGPIARHVG